One window of the Archangium primigenium genome contains the following:
- a CDS encoding M28 family peptidase encodes MPPSPRAALLLCWLCCLGAGDARAEEMPEPIDAERVSRIIQTLASDAFAGRAPGGPGEARTVAYLIEQFKAVGLQPGGEKGGWTQKVPLVHFQVDNARARLSLTTGDQTLALRVGEDVTVATARPVKQVRIDQAPLVFVGHGVSAPERGWDDFKGVSLRGKIAVFLINDPDFEAQQGEPVRGRFGGRAATYYARWTYKFEEAARRGALGALIIHESEGAGYGWSVLQSGMGDTFDIRRAHPERDKVLLQGWLQREVAAGLLARSGLDLDTLKRQARQADFTPVELPGARFSARYALTHTRVESHNVIGRLPGARFPNESLLYGAHWDAYGLGPPDASGDRVRRGAVDDAIGVAGLIEIARGFQAGPPPERSLLFAAWTAEEPGLLGSEYYGAHPLQALDTLVANFTLDVLQTAGPARDVVLVGHGQNDLEDLLTEAAAKQGRTVTPDAKPERGLFYRADHFSLARRGVPVLLLMGLGGGHDLVAGGREAGDRWVADYTARCYHQPCDAWRADWDLRGAVQDMRLLLDMGRTLAGSRRWPEWKSGSEFKPARDASAAARKATPPDN; translated from the coding sequence ATGCCTCCCTCGCCGCGTGCCGCGTTGCTCCTGTGTTGGCTGTGCTGTCTGGGCGCGGGTGACGCTCGGGCCGAGGAGATGCCCGAGCCCATCGACGCGGAGCGGGTGTCGCGCATCATCCAGACGCTCGCTTCCGACGCGTTCGCGGGCCGCGCGCCCGGCGGTCCCGGGGAGGCCCGGACGGTCGCGTACCTCATCGAGCAGTTCAAGGCGGTGGGCCTCCAGCCCGGCGGCGAGAAAGGGGGGTGGACCCAGAAGGTGCCCCTGGTCCACTTCCAGGTGGACAACGCCCGGGCCCGGCTGAGCCTCACGACGGGAGATCAGACGCTCGCCCTGCGCGTGGGCGAGGACGTCACGGTGGCCACCGCGCGCCCGGTGAAGCAGGTGCGCATCGACCAGGCCCCGCTGGTGTTCGTCGGCCATGGCGTCTCGGCGCCCGAGCGCGGCTGGGATGACTTCAAGGGCGTGAGCCTGCGGGGGAAGATCGCCGTCTTCCTCATCAACGATCCGGACTTCGAGGCCCAGCAAGGCGAGCCCGTCCGGGGCCGCTTCGGCGGGCGCGCGGCGACCTACTACGCCCGGTGGACGTACAAGTTCGAGGAGGCGGCGCGCCGGGGGGCGCTCGGGGCGCTCATCATCCACGAGTCCGAGGGCGCGGGGTATGGCTGGTCCGTCCTCCAGTCGGGCATGGGGGACACCTTCGACATCCGCCGGGCCCATCCCGAGCGCGACAAGGTGCTGCTCCAAGGCTGGCTCCAGCGCGAGGTCGCCGCCGGGCTCCTCGCCCGCTCGGGCCTGGACCTGGACACGCTCAAGCGCCAGGCGCGCCAGGCGGACTTCACGCCCGTGGAACTCCCGGGTGCCCGGTTCAGCGCGCGCTACGCCCTGACCCACACGCGCGTCGAGAGCCACAACGTCATCGGGCGTCTGCCCGGCGCGCGCTTCCCGAACGAGTCCCTCCTCTATGGCGCCCACTGGGATGCGTATGGCCTCGGGCCGCCGGATGCCTCCGGGGACCGCGTGCGCCGGGGCGCCGTGGATGACGCCATCGGCGTGGCCGGGCTCATCGAGATCGCGCGGGGCTTCCAGGCGGGGCCTCCCCCCGAGCGCTCGCTGCTGTTCGCCGCGTGGACCGCCGAGGAGCCGGGCCTCCTGGGCTCGGAGTACTACGGCGCGCACCCGCTCCAAGCCCTGGACACCCTGGTGGCCAACTTCACCCTGGACGTGCTGCAGACCGCCGGGCCCGCCCGGGACGTGGTGCTCGTGGGCCATGGTCAGAACGACTTGGAGGACCTGCTCACCGAGGCCGCCGCGAAGCAGGGCCGCACCGTCACGCCCGACGCGAAGCCCGAGCGCGGGCTGTTCTACCGCGCGGACCACTTCTCCCTGGCCCGGCGGGGCGTGCCGGTCCTCCTGCTCATGGGACTGGGCGGAGGCCATGACCTGGTGGCGGGCGGCCGGGAGGCGGGAGACCGCTGGGTCGCGGACTACACGGCGCGCTGCTACCACCAGCCGTGTGACGCCTGGCGCGCCGACTGGGACCTGCGCGGCGCCGTCCAGGACATGCGCCTGCTGCTCGACATGGGCCGGACCCTGGCCGGCTCCCGCCGCTGGCCGGAGTGGAAGTCCGGCTCGGAGTTCAAGCCCGCGCGGGACGCGAGCGCCGCCGCGCGGAAGGCCACCCCCCCGGACAACTAG
- a CDS encoding ArnT family glycosyltransferase, with product MDRWFRPLLLLGVLLNLSGLTTVLMEPDAALYASVARRMAEHGDAVNLLSQGRGWLDKPHFPFWMTALAFHLFGVGTAVYKLPGLVFWAVGAVYTYLFALRFYSRAVARLAVLLLLSAQHLVMSNNDVRAEPYLLGLVMGGLYHFTRAQAHRFSLHLVWGAAWAACAVMTKGLFVLIPIAGGLAFHWARRRDGSQFWHPRWWLALLLVGVFTAPELYCLHQQFDLHPEKEVFGQVGVSGLRFFFWDSQFGRFFNTGPIQGKGSPLFFLHTVLWAFLPWSLWFYAAVVGALRRRASSERPGEDYTLGAALLTLLVFSLSRFQLPHYTNVLFPFFCVITAAWLDRLSEGQARQAARVQGVVVAAMLLLLPVLLWTVTPEGLRGGTLGLGAAVALTLPGWSRADLPGAIGKSFGACVALNLVLNVLVYPRLLDYQAGDKAAAFLNGLPSRPTGLYGFNSFALDFYARAPIERWSLSDLQARTGPVYVVLEARAVPELMEVGLRVQPLRAFKDYRVTRLTGRFLNPATRDEATREVLVALVSSAPLAGVR from the coding sequence TTGGACCGCTGGTTCCGGCCGCTGCTCCTGCTGGGCGTGCTCCTCAACCTGAGTGGCCTGACCACCGTGCTCATGGAGCCGGATGCCGCGCTCTACGCCTCGGTGGCGCGGCGCATGGCGGAGCACGGCGATGCCGTGAACCTCCTCTCCCAGGGGAGGGGTTGGCTCGACAAGCCACACTTTCCCTTCTGGATGACCGCGCTCGCCTTCCACCTGTTCGGCGTTGGCACGGCCGTCTACAAGCTGCCCGGGCTCGTGTTCTGGGCCGTGGGCGCGGTGTACACGTATCTCTTCGCCCTGCGCTTCTACTCCCGCGCGGTGGCGCGGCTCGCGGTGCTCCTGCTGCTCTCCGCGCAGCACCTGGTCATGTCGAACAACGACGTGCGGGCCGAGCCCTACCTGCTCGGCCTGGTGATGGGCGGGCTGTATCACTTCACGCGGGCCCAGGCGCATCGCTTCAGCCTCCATCTGGTCTGGGGAGCGGCGTGGGCCGCGTGCGCGGTGATGACCAAGGGGCTCTTCGTGCTGATTCCCATCGCCGGGGGCCTGGCCTTTCACTGGGCCCGTCGTCGGGACGGGTCCCAGTTCTGGCACCCGCGCTGGTGGCTGGCATTGCTCCTGGTGGGCGTGTTCACCGCGCCCGAGCTGTATTGTCTCCACCAGCAGTTCGACCTGCACCCCGAGAAGGAAGTCTTTGGCCAGGTGGGCGTGTCCGGCCTGCGCTTCTTCTTCTGGGACAGCCAGTTCGGCCGCTTCTTCAACACCGGCCCCATCCAGGGCAAGGGCAGTCCCTTGTTCTTCCTGCACACCGTGCTGTGGGCCTTCCTGCCCTGGTCACTCTGGTTCTACGCGGCCGTCGTCGGTGCACTCAGGCGGCGCGCCTCGTCCGAGCGACCCGGAGAGGACTACACGCTCGGCGCGGCGTTGCTCACGCTGCTCGTCTTCTCGCTGTCCCGCTTCCAGTTGCCGCACTACACGAACGTCCTCTTCCCTTTCTTCTGTGTCATCACCGCGGCCTGGCTGGACCGGCTGTCGGAGGGGCAGGCGCGCCAGGCCGCTCGGGTGCAGGGGGTCGTGGTCGCCGCGATGCTCCTGCTGCTGCCCGTGCTGCTGTGGACCGTCACGCCCGAGGGACTGAGGGGCGGCACGCTCGGGCTGGGCGCCGCCGTGGCGCTGACCCTGCCCGGGTGGTCCCGCGCCGACCTTCCCGGCGCCATCGGCAAGAGCTTTGGCGCATGCGTGGCGCTCAACCTCGTGCTCAATGTGCTCGTCTATCCCCGGCTCCTGGACTACCAGGCCGGAGACAAAGCGGCGGCCTTCCTCAATGGCCTGCCTTCCCGGCCCACCGGGCTGTATGGCTTCAACTCGTTCGCGCTCGACTTCTACGCGCGCGCCCCCATCGAGCGCTGGAGCCTGTCGGACCTCCAGGCTCGCACCGGGCCGGTCTATGTCGTCCTGGAGGCGCGGGCGGTCCCGGAATTGATGGAGGTGGGTCTGCGCGTGCAACCCCTGCGCGCGTTCAAGGACTACCGGGTGACGCGGCTCACGGGCCGCTTCCTGAATCCCGCCACGCGGGACGAGGCCACCCGCGAGGTGCTCGTGGCGCTAGTCTCCTCGGCTCCTCTCGCCGGAGTCCGATGA
- a CDS encoding acyl-CoA synthetase: MPSTPARNMTDYEATRRGFQWERPEFFNFAVDVTDRWARERPEALALHWSDEGGRERTFTWAQVRERSLHAARFLAGLGLGAGDRVFVMMPRVPEWWFLVLGCIRAGIVFMPGTPMLTPKDVRYRLEAARAQAVLTETSCLDRFEGLVGTGAVKHWVTVGAGPVGSAWVEYTSAEAPDAGGATFPRTRAEDPMLLYFTSGTTGMPKMVEHTQASYGLGHAVTGRYWLDLVPEDRHLTLSDTGWAKCAWGKLFGPWSQGACNVVYDFRGRFVAAAFLRMLERQRVTTFCAPPTAWRAMVLQDLSRYDLSSLRHVASAGEPLNPEVIDAWKKATGLHIREGYGQTESVVVVGMFPSLEPRVGSMGKPSPGFDVSVIDDAGQEVEAGQEGDIAVRIRPERPVGLFQGYLEDDAANASAFRGDWYVTGDRAVKDADGYFYFVGRRDDVIKTSGYRVGPFEVESALLEHEAVAESAVVGVPDERLGQRIKAYVVLAPGFTGSSALAREIQEHVKRVTAPYKYPRDIEFVAELPKTVSGKIRRTDLRALALKGSPSPP; the protein is encoded by the coding sequence ATGCCCTCGACCCCTGCCCGCAACATGACCGATTACGAGGCCACCCGGCGTGGCTTCCAGTGGGAGCGTCCCGAGTTCTTCAACTTCGCCGTGGACGTCACCGACCGGTGGGCGCGCGAGCGGCCCGAGGCCCTGGCCCTGCACTGGAGCGACGAGGGGGGCCGCGAGCGGACCTTCACCTGGGCGCAAGTGCGCGAGCGCTCGCTGCACGCGGCGCGCTTCCTCGCGGGCCTGGGCCTGGGCGCGGGGGACCGCGTCTTCGTGATGATGCCGCGGGTGCCGGAGTGGTGGTTCCTGGTGCTGGGTTGCATCCGCGCGGGCATCGTCTTCATGCCGGGCACGCCCATGCTCACGCCCAAGGACGTGCGCTACCGGCTGGAGGCCGCGCGGGCCCAGGCGGTGCTCACGGAGACGAGCTGCCTGGACCGCTTCGAGGGCCTGGTGGGCACGGGGGCCGTGAAGCACTGGGTGACGGTGGGGGCGGGGCCCGTGGGGTCCGCCTGGGTGGAGTACACCTCCGCCGAGGCGCCGGACGCGGGCGGCGCGACCTTCCCCCGCACGCGGGCGGAGGACCCGATGCTGCTCTACTTCACCTCGGGCACCACGGGCATGCCCAAGATGGTGGAGCACACCCAGGCGAGCTACGGCCTCGGGCACGCGGTGACGGGCCGCTACTGGCTGGACCTGGTGCCCGAGGACCGACACCTGACGCTGTCGGATACGGGCTGGGCCAAGTGCGCGTGGGGCAAGCTGTTCGGCCCGTGGAGCCAGGGCGCGTGCAACGTGGTGTACGACTTCCGGGGCCGCTTCGTGGCGGCGGCCTTCCTGCGGATGCTCGAGCGGCAGCGGGTGACGACGTTCTGTGCTCCGCCCACGGCCTGGCGGGCCATGGTGCTGCAGGACCTGTCCCGCTACGACCTGTCATCCCTGCGGCACGTGGCGAGCGCGGGCGAGCCGCTCAACCCCGAGGTCATCGACGCGTGGAAGAAGGCCACGGGGCTGCACATCCGCGAGGGCTATGGCCAGACGGAGTCGGTGGTGGTGGTGGGCATGTTCCCCTCGCTGGAGCCGCGCGTGGGCTCCATGGGCAAGCCCTCGCCGGGCTTCGACGTGTCCGTCATCGACGACGCGGGCCAGGAGGTGGAGGCGGGCCAGGAGGGAGACATCGCGGTGCGCATCCGGCCCGAGCGCCCGGTGGGCCTGTTCCAGGGCTACCTCGAGGACGACGCGGCGAACGCGAGCGCCTTCCGGGGGGACTGGTACGTGACGGGGGATCGGGCGGTGAAGGACGCGGACGGCTACTTCTACTTCGTGGGCCGGCGCGACGACGTCATCAAGACGTCCGGCTACCGGGTGGGGCCCTTCGAGGTGGAGTCGGCGCTCCTGGAGCACGAGGCCGTGGCGGAATCGGCGGTGGTGGGCGTGCCGGACGAGCGCCTGGGCCAGCGCATCAAGGCCTACGTGGTGCTGGCGCCGGGCTTCACGGGCTCGAGCGCGCTCGCGCGGGAGATCCAGGAGCACGTCAAGCGCGTCACCGCGCCCTACAAGTACCCGCGGGACATCGAGTTCGTGGCGGAATTGCCCAAGACGGTGAGCGGGAAGATCCGCCGCACGGACCTCCGGGCCCTGGCGCTCAAGGGATCTCCGAGCCCTCCCTGA
- a CDS encoding S-(hydroxymethyl)glutathione dehydrogenase/class III alcohol dehydrogenase, protein MDIKAAIAFEPGKPLRIETVRLEGPKAGEVLVELKATGLCHTDAYTLSGKDPEGLFPAILGHEGAGIVVDTGPGVTSVKKGDHVIPLYTPECRQCKSCLSRKTNLCTAIRATQGKGMMPDGTSRFHLGKEPLHHYMGTSTFAQYTVLPEIAVAKIREDAPFDKVCYIGCGVTTGVGAVVYTAKVEAGARVVVFGLGGIGLNVVQACRMVGADQIVGVDLNPRRREMAEKFGLTHFVNPADMPAAELVPYLVNLTGGGADYSFECIGNVNTMRQALECCHRGWGESVVIGVAAAGQEISTRPFQLVTGRVWKGSAFGGARGRTDVPRIVDWYMEKKINVDDLITHTLPLERINEGFDLMHKGESIRTVVTY, encoded by the coding sequence ATGGACATCAAGGCCGCCATCGCGTTCGAACCCGGCAAACCCCTGCGCATCGAGACGGTGCGGCTGGAGGGGCCCAAGGCGGGCGAGGTGCTCGTGGAGCTCAAGGCCACGGGCCTGTGCCACACGGACGCGTACACCCTGTCCGGAAAGGATCCCGAGGGCCTGTTTCCGGCCATCCTCGGCCACGAGGGCGCGGGCATCGTGGTGGACACGGGCCCGGGCGTGACGTCCGTGAAGAAGGGCGACCACGTCATCCCGCTGTACACGCCCGAGTGCCGCCAGTGTAAGTCGTGCCTGTCGCGCAAGACGAACCTGTGCACGGCCATCCGCGCCACGCAGGGCAAGGGGATGATGCCGGACGGCACCAGCCGCTTCCACCTGGGCAAGGAGCCCCTCCACCACTACATGGGCACGTCCACGTTCGCCCAGTACACGGTGCTGCCGGAGATCGCCGTGGCGAAGATCCGCGAGGACGCGCCCTTCGACAAGGTCTGCTACATCGGCTGCGGCGTCACCACGGGCGTGGGCGCGGTGGTGTACACGGCCAAGGTGGAGGCGGGCGCGCGGGTGGTCGTCTTCGGCCTGGGCGGCATCGGGCTCAACGTGGTGCAGGCGTGCCGCATGGTGGGCGCGGATCAGATCGTCGGCGTGGACCTGAACCCCCGGCGGCGCGAGATGGCGGAGAAGTTCGGCCTCACGCACTTCGTGAACCCGGCGGACATGCCCGCCGCGGAGCTGGTGCCCTACCTGGTCAACCTCACCGGGGGCGGCGCGGACTACAGCTTCGAGTGCATCGGCAACGTGAACACCATGCGCCAGGCGCTCGAGTGCTGCCACCGCGGCTGGGGCGAGAGCGTCGTCATCGGCGTGGCGGCGGCCGGCCAGGAGATCAGCACCCGGCCCTTCCAGCTCGTCACCGGGCGCGTGTGGAAGGGCAGCGCGTTCGGCGGCGCCCGGGGCCGCACGGACGTGCCCCGCATCGTCGACTGGTACATGGAGAAGAAGATCAACGTGGATGACCTCATCACCCACACGCTGCCGCTCGAGCGCATCAACGAGGGCTTCGACCTGATGCACAAGGGCGAGTCCATCCGCACGGTGGTGACCTACTAG
- the fghA gene encoding S-formylglutathione hydrolase — protein sequence METTLQTASEHACFGGTVGFYKHPSRECGGEMRFSVYTPPQARAGKVPVLYFLSGLSCSEETFQIKAGAQRLAAELGLMLVVPDTSPRNTGIPQEDADWEVGTAAGFYVDATQAPWASRFRMYSYVTRELPELVGKHFPARMDREGIFGHSMGGHGALVCALRQPGRYRSVSAFAPISAPRSCPWGHKAFGKYLGADQDAWREWDATELLRGGAQVPPLLVDQGTRDKFLAEQLKPDLLRQACEQVGQPLTLRSQDGYDHGYYFVSTFMADHLRHHAAALTA from the coding sequence ATGGAGACGACCCTCCAGACCGCCTCCGAGCACGCCTGCTTCGGGGGCACCGTGGGCTTCTACAAGCACCCCTCGCGCGAGTGTGGCGGCGAGATGCGCTTCTCCGTGTACACGCCGCCCCAGGCCCGGGCGGGCAAGGTCCCCGTCCTCTACTTCCTGTCGGGCCTGAGCTGCTCGGAGGAGACGTTCCAGATCAAGGCCGGGGCCCAGCGGCTCGCGGCGGAGCTGGGGCTGATGCTCGTGGTGCCGGACACGAGCCCCCGCAACACCGGCATCCCCCAGGAGGACGCCGACTGGGAGGTGGGCACCGCGGCGGGCTTCTACGTGGACGCGACCCAGGCGCCCTGGGCCTCGCGCTTCCGCATGTACAGCTACGTCACCCGGGAGCTGCCCGAGCTGGTGGGCAAGCACTTCCCCGCCCGCATGGACCGCGAGGGCATCTTCGGCCACTCCATGGGGGGCCACGGCGCGCTCGTCTGCGCCCTGCGCCAGCCCGGGCGCTACCGCTCCGTCTCCGCGTTCGCGCCCATCAGCGCGCCCCGGAGCTGCCCCTGGGGGCACAAGGCCTTCGGCAAGTACCTCGGCGCGGATCAGGACGCCTGGCGCGAGTGGGACGCCACGGAGCTGCTGCGCGGTGGGGCCCAGGTGCCCCCGCTCCTGGTGGATCAAGGCACGCGCGACAAGTTCCTCGCGGAGCAATTGAAGCCGGATTTACTGCGCCAGGCCTGCGAGCAAGTGGGGCAGCCCCTGACGCTCCGCTCCCAGGACGGCTACGACCACGGCTACTACTTCGTCTCGACCTTCATGGCGGACCACTTGCGGCACCACGCCGCCGCGCTAACCGCCTGA
- a CDS encoding polysaccharide lyase, whose amino-acid sequence MKRLLNIASFALLLPTLASAAVVWKGDLETGNLSQWSKEQSVSSNRLMVVSSPVREGKYALKVTVRKGDNPINASGNRNELVYLSHEKPGSEYFYKWSTMFPQSFPKSDKWALFTQWHQEGNSGSPPLEMYVAGDQMKLRVGGSSGKILWTQPVKREHWNDFVLHVKWSPKKDTGFIELFHDGKLVVPRTYMATQFSNQSNYLKLGLYRDASIAQEGVVYHDGFTQSTHRDDVLPNEVIVAEPEVAPVPEQADPNEGPPDFDESLDESGVIGSLPTSGNSPGTAGLVPGDGAYGEGMAAASCGASATGGMPALMAGLFTAIALATSRRKKALAHAPRSTRR is encoded by the coding sequence TTGAAGCGACTGTTGAACATTGCCTCCTTCGCACTGCTGCTGCCCACGCTGGCCTCCGCCGCCGTCGTCTGGAAGGGCGACCTCGAGACCGGCAACCTCTCGCAGTGGTCGAAAGAGCAGAGCGTGTCCTCGAACCGCCTGATGGTCGTCTCCTCGCCCGTGCGCGAGGGGAAGTACGCGCTCAAGGTCACCGTGCGAAAGGGAGACAATCCCATCAACGCCAGCGGCAACCGCAACGAGCTGGTCTATCTGAGCCACGAGAAGCCCGGCTCCGAGTATTTCTACAAGTGGAGCACGATGTTCCCCCAGAGCTTCCCCAAGTCGGACAAGTGGGCGCTCTTCACCCAGTGGCACCAGGAGGGCAACAGCGGCTCGCCCCCGCTCGAGATGTACGTGGCGGGCGATCAGATGAAGCTGCGCGTGGGTGGCAGCTCCGGGAAGATCCTCTGGACCCAGCCCGTGAAGCGTGAGCACTGGAACGACTTCGTGCTGCACGTGAAGTGGTCCCCCAAGAAGGACACCGGCTTCATCGAGCTGTTCCACGACGGCAAGCTCGTCGTGCCCCGGACCTACATGGCCACGCAGTTCTCCAACCAGAGCAACTACCTCAAGCTGGGCCTGTACCGCGATGCGTCCATCGCCCAGGAGGGCGTCGTCTACCACGACGGTTTCACCCAGAGCACCCACCGCGATGACGTGCTCCCCAACGAAGTCATCGTCGCCGAGCCCGAGGTCGCCCCCGTGCCCGAGCAGGCCGATCCCAACGAGGGTCCGCCCGATTTCGACGAGAGCCTGGATGAGTCCGGGGTCATCGGCTCGCTGCCCACCTCGGGCAACTCGCCCGGCACCGCGGGGCTCGTCCCCGGCGACGGCGCCTATGGCGAGGGCATGGCGGCCGCGAGCTGCGGCGCCTCGGCCACCGGCGGCATGCCCGCGCTGATGGCGGGCCTCTTCACGGCGATCGCGCTGGCGACCAGCCGCCGCAAGAAGGCGCTCGCCCACGCGCCCCGTTCCACCCGGCGCTAA